Proteins encoded in a region of the Polynucleobacter antarcticus genome:
- the kdsB gene encoding 3-deoxy-manno-octulosonate cytidylyltransferase, with protein MDVAKKVGLIPVRLESSRLPKKAILDIAGRPMIVHVAKRAAMARLLDEVIVCTDSEEIANICLDNSIKIILTKSSHINGTERIAEASDGLNLNEKDIIIDIQGDEPLLMPQMIDNVIKFMENNPVNDIVVPYITISDGLSPNRVKIVESNGRIYYMSRASVPYSFLESTHIKKHLSIIGFKRQALSKFYECKQSPLERVEGIELLRALENGLIVGTYEEHGESLAVDTRDDYDQVNRLMLRDSLFGKY; from the coding sequence ATGGATGTTGCAAAAAAAGTTGGCCTAATTCCAGTCAGACTTGAAAGTTCTAGACTACCCAAAAAAGCTATTCTAGACATTGCAGGGAGACCAATGATAGTCCATGTTGCTAAAAGAGCGGCCATGGCAAGGTTGTTGGATGAGGTAATTGTATGCACCGACAGCGAAGAAATTGCAAATATATGTCTAGATAATTCCATAAAAATCATATTGACTAAGTCAAGTCATATAAATGGGACCGAAAGAATAGCGGAAGCCTCTGATGGCCTGAATTTAAATGAAAAAGATATCATTATTGATATTCAAGGAGATGAGCCATTATTAATGCCGCAGATGATAGATAATGTCATTAAATTCATGGAAAATAATCCTGTAAATGATATTGTTGTCCCATATATAACTATTTCTGATGGATTATCTCCAAATCGCGTCAAGATTGTAGAAAGCAACGGAAGAATTTATTATATGAGCCGTGCTTCTGTTCCTTATTCATTTCTAGAGTCTACCCACATTAAGAAGCACTTAAGTATTATAGGGTTTAAAAGGCAAGCGTTATCAAAATTTTATGAATGTAAACAATCTCCGCTAGAGAGAGTCGAGGGGATTGAATTGTTAAGAGCTCTTGAAAATGGGCTTATAGTTGGAACGTATGAGGAGCATGGCGAGTCGCTTGCAGTAGATACGCGCGACGACTATGATCAAGTCAACAGATTGATGTTGAGAGACTCACTTTTTGGAAAGTATTGA